The DNA window CGTCGCGGGTACAGATGACGTGGCCGTCCCAGGAGTACTCGATCTCGTCGGGGTCGCGCCCGACCGTCTCGCAGTGGTCCTCGATCACCCCGATCTTGTGCTCGAGGGTGTCGACGTCGCCGTTGAAGACGTCGGTGTTCCAGACGTCGGCGTGTTTGGCGACGAGTTTCAGCGTCACCTGTTCGCCCTGGCCGCCGACCAGAATCGGCGGGTGCGGGTCCTGCACGGGGCCGGGATCGCAGTAGGCGTCCTCGATCTGGTAGCGCTCGCCCTCGAAGGTCGCGCCCTCGCCGGTGTCGGTCGCCCACATTTCCTTCATCAGCCGGATGCCCTCGTCGAGGCGCATCAACCGCTCGAAGCCGTCGCGGTACTCCCAGCCGTAGGCGTCGTACTCGGGTTCGTGCCAGCCCGCGCCGAGGCCGAGCTCGAGGCGACCCTCCGAGATGACGTCGAGCGTCGCGGCCATCTTCGCGACTAAGGCGGGGTTGCGGTAGTCGTTACAGAGCACGAGCGACCCGAGGTTGATGTCGTCGGTGAAGCCGGCCATCGCCGACAGCAGCGTCCAGACCTCGTACTCGGCGTGGTCGCGCCCCAGCATGAGGTGGTCGGGCGCCCACGCGGCGTCGAAGCCCAGTTCCTCGGCTTTCAGGATGCCCTCCTTCGTCGTCTCCCAGTCCAGTCGCTCGTACCGGGGCGTGTCGCGGTGGACCGGCTCGTCGTCGCCCTCATCGGGGGCGCCGGCGAACACCGGCACGTTGTACTCGAATGTAATGTCTTCGGACATGGTTCACTCGACGGCGAAGTGTTCCAGTGCTTCGTGGTTCAGCTTCGTGCTGACGCCGGGCTCGTCGGGGATCGGAATCGACCCGTTTTCGGGCGAGGGCGGATTCTCGAAGATCGCGTCGGCGTAGGTCGACTCTTTCTCCTCCTGCTGTTCTTCGAACCACTCCGGCATCGGGAAGTACTCCGCCATCGGCATGTTCGTGTGCGCCGCGATGGCGTGTAGCGTCGGATTCGTGCCGGCGTGGGGAATCACGGGGACGTCGTGAACCTCGGCCATATCGGCGACCTTCATCATCTCGGTGATGCCGCCGACCCGACCGACGTCGGGCTGGAGGATGTCGACGGCCTCCGCCTCGAGGAGGTCCTCGTGGCCCCAGCGAGTGAACTCGTGCTCGCCGCCGGAGATCGGCATTGGCGCGGCCTCGCGAACCTCGGCGTAGCCGTCGATGTCGTCGGCGATGACCGGCTCTTCGACCCACGCCATGTCGTAGGGCTCGAGGCGGTCGAGCATCTTCTTGGCGTAGCGGACCGACCAGCCCATGTAGGCGTCGGCCGCGATTTCGATCTCGTCGCCGACGGCGTCGCGGACCGTCTTGACGATCTCTTCGTTTTTCTTCATCCCCGAGCGGCCGGCCTCGGGGCCGTGGAGGAAGCGCAGCTTCATCGCGTCGAAGCCCTCCTCGGCGTACTGGACGGCCTCGCGCTCGAGTTTCTCCATGTCGACGGGGTGGAGGTTCGACGCATAGGCGGGAATTTCGTCTTTGGTGGGACCGCCGAGCAGTTCGTACACCGGCTTGCCGGCTTCCTTGCCCGCGATGTCCCAGAGGGCCTGATCGACCGCGCTGATGGCCATGACGGCGACGCCCTTCCGACCGAACGGCAGCGTCGCGCGGTACATCTGTTCCCAGAGTTTCTCGCGCCGGGTGGGATCTTCGCCCATCACGATCTTCGAGAGCGTCTCCTCGACGACGGTGGCGATGGCGCCGCTTCCCCAGTTCCCGACGCCGACGCCGGTGATGCCGGCGTCCGTCTCGATCTCGACGACGACGTCACCCACGGGCCCCATCCACTTGCGGCGGGCCTGCGGGTTCTCGCCGTCGACGTTCCGATACTCCTCGTACTTCGACATAATCGTCACGAGCGGGAACTCGATAAACTCGCCCCACGACTCGTTGCTGATCTTGGTTGCACTGACGTCTGTGATTTCCATCGTCTTTCCTCGTAGGTGCCACTGCTTTCGGCAACGATAAAATCCTTTCCACTGCTCGGATCTCGCCGCCGTTTGTGTTTGTCTGTCAGCTTCGTTTGCGCGCTCATCCCCACGTCGGCCGCTCGAGTGCAATCGATCACGCGAGGACTGACTCCTCTTAACGGCCGTCCTCGTTATATCCAGTACGCTATCGAACCCGGTGCCCTCTGTGATCGATCCCGCATTGCCTTCCGAAGAGCGTAAAGTTATATGTGGCTGGGTTACAAACCACCAGTAGCTCGACCAGAGCGAGAGGTAACTCCAGCATGAAGGCTATAGTTCACACCGGACCCAGATCTATCGAAATCCGCGAACGAGAGAAACCGACGGTTGCCGCCGACGAAGTGCTCGTTCAAGTCAACTCCGCAGGCCTGTGCGGCAGCGATGCCCACGCCTATACGTACGAAGACGGCTATGAATGGATCCCGTTGCCCCGCATCATGGGCCACGAATACTCCGGCGAAGTCGTCGAGGTCGGCGAGGACGTCACCGATTTCGACGTTGGCGATCACGTCGTCGAAGAACCGATCCACGACTGCGGCTCGTGTTTTCAGTGCAAGAACGGCCAGCCCAACGTCTGCCGGAACTTCGAGATCACGGGGATGCACAACGACGGCGCGTACACCGAGTACACGACCGTCAAACCCAAAGACCTGCACCACATCCCCGACAGCGTCCCGCTCAGACAGGCGAGCATCACCGAACCGCTGAGCATCGCGACGCGAGCGGTATTTGACCAGTCGACCGTCACACCCGGCGATCTCGTCCTCGTCGAGGGCCCCGGCCCGATCGGCGTCCTCGTTGCGGCCGTCGCCGACTCGCTGGGCGCGAACGTCGTCGTTTCGGGGCTCGGCAAGGACACCGAGTACCGCCTGCCGCTCGTCGAACGGCTCGGCGTCGACACGATCGACGTCGAAAACGGCGATCTCGAGGCGTTCGTCGAGTCGCAGGCCGACGGCGGCGGCTTCGACGTCGTCTTCGATACGACCGGCCACAAGAGCGGCGTCGAGATGGGCGTCGAGCACGTCCGCAAGGGCGGCCAGGTTGTCGTCGTCGGATTGCCCGGCGCACCGAGCGAACTGTTCATGACGCCGGTCGTCCGCGGCGAAGTCATGGTGAACACGTCCTACGGATCGACCTGGCGGAACTTCGAACAAGCAATCCGTCTTCTGGACGGCGGCGAGATCGACGCCGACGAAATCATCGACACCTCCTACAGCATCGAGGACCCAACCGCAGCGTTCGATGCGTTCCTCGAGTCCGAGACCTGCAAACCGGTCTTCTCGTTCGCAGACCTATGAGCGGCCATCAAGCGGTGCGATCGCTGTAGCGCCGGCTGCGAGCCGGGATATCGACGCCGTTCGGCATCAATCTCGAGCCGTTTTGCGACACAACGTTTAGTAGCGCTCGACGCGTCGCATTTCGTATACGATGGTGCTGGATACCCATACGCACGCGTGGACGCGACCGAGCCGAGACCACCCCTGGGTCAACGGCCCGCTCGTGGAGACGGTCGACGACTTTTCAGTCGACACCGTCTACGACGCCGACGCGCTGCACGCGGACATGGAGGCGATCGGCGTCGACGAGGCCGTCGTCGTCGGCTACCCGATCTGCGAGTGGACCGACAACCGCTACACGCTCGAGTGCGCCGAGCAGTACGACGACCTCTACGGGATCGTCATGCTGGACCAGTTCGCCGACGACGCGGCCGCACAACTGCGCTCGTGCATGGCGACCGACGGCATCCTCGGCTTCCGACTCGGCGCGATCTGTCCCTACGATCGGATGTGGGAGACGTTCGATCCGGACGTGGACTGGCTGCGCGACGCCATCGACGAGCCCGAGTTCTGGGACGCGGCCCGCGACACCGACGCCCTGGTGCAGATTCTCGCCCACTACGACCAGCTGGATCAGGTTGTCGACCTGATCGAGACGTACCCCGACCTCAGTTACGCGCTCGATCACTTCTGTCACGCCGGTCCCGACACCGATCCCGACGAGGTGTTCGCACCCCTCGAGCCGCTGGCCGCCGACGAGTACGACGTCGCCGTGAAAATTTCGGAGATCGTCCACCGCTCCGAGGAGGGCTTCCCCTACGCCGACATGCACGATCACGTCCGCTGGCTGCTCGAGACGTTCGGGCGCGAACGGGTCGTCTGGGGCTCGGACTTCCCGAACGTCAGCGACGAAGCGAGCTACGAGGAAAGTCTGCAGTGGCTCGAGCACGTCGACGGCCTCTCGCAAAAAGACCGGGAGTGGCTCACCGAGCGGTCGTTCAAGGACCTGGCGGGGATCTGACCGCTATCCGTTCACCGAATCGGTACCGCGTTACTCTTCCGTGCCGACGACCGGATTCTCGAGCGTCCCGATACCCTCGATTTCGGCTTCGACGGTGTCGCCCGGCGAGAGGAGTTCGGGCGGGTCGCGGAAGATACCGACGCCGCCGGGCGTGCCGGTCGAGATGACCGTCCCCGGCCGCAGCGTCGTGAAGTTGCTGATGTACTCGATAACCTCGCCGACGTCGAAGATGAACTCCGCGGTCGTCGACTCCTGTTTGACCTCGCCGTTGAGACGCAGTTCGACCTCGAGATCGTTGGGGTCGACGGCGTCGGGGCTCGTCAGCGCGGGCCCCATCGGCGCGAACGTGTCGTAGCTCTTCCCGCGGAAGAACTGGCCGTCCTCGAACTGGGCGTCGCGCGCGCTGACGTCGTCGATGACCGTGTAGCCCGCGACGTACTCCTCGGCCTCCTCGGCCGACACCTCGCAGGCGGTGCGGCCGATGACGATGCCGAGTTCGACTTCGTAGTCGACCTGCTCGACGTCGTCGGGGTGGACGATCGGGGCCTCGGGATCGGTGACCGTCGACGGCGACTTCGCGAACAGCATCGGCTTCTCGGGGATCTCCTCGTCCTGCTCCTCAGCGTGGTCGTGGTAGTTCAGCCCGACGCAGATGATCTGGTCGACTGCCGACGACGGCACCGGTGCGAGGCGGTCCTCGGGGTCGTCGATTTCCGGGAGCTCGCCCGTCTCGACGGCGCGACGGACGCGTCGTCGGTACCCCGGCGACGCGAGTTCCTCGAGTGTTGGCTCGCCGAACCGGGTCAGATCGTACGTCTGGTCGTCTACGGTTACGCCCCAACGGACGCTACCGTCGGTCGCGAATCGAACGAATTGCATCGTCTCGAACTTTCCAGCCTGAATCTTGAATCTTTCTCTCGCACGGCGCCGCCGACGGTTCATCGACAGATCACTTCAGCCAGTGGTACCCGGTTAACAGGATGAACAATTATACTGTTTGACCTGAAACGGTATGGTATGTCCTATCAGGTAGCGGTGATTGGAACTGGAACGGAACCGGACGACCCCGGACGCGACGGGTACGCCATGGCGTACCACCACGCGGAAGGGTACGAAAAACACGATCGGTGCGAGCTCGTCGCCTGCGCCGATATCGTCCCCGAAAACGCGGAAGCGTTCGCCGCCGAGTACGGGATCGCCGACGAGAACGTCTTCGAGGATTACGAGGTCATGCTCGAGACGGTCGACCCTGACATCGTCTCGCTGTGCGTTCCGCCGGTGATCCACGCGTCGATCGCGATCGACTGTTGCCGCGCGGGCGTCGACGCGATCCACTGCGAGAAGCCGATGGCCCAGACCTACGGCGGCGCGCGCATGATGACCCAGGAGGCCGCCCGCCACGACGTCCAATTGACGTTCAATCACCAGCGTCGGTTCAGCGACGCCGTCCGCACCGCGAAACAGCTGCTCGACGACGGCGAGATCGGCGAGCTAGAGCGCGTCGAGTTCTCCGCGCCGGTCGGCATCTTCGACTACGGGAGCCACTCGTTCGACCTCTGTAACTACTTCAACGACGAGGTACCCGCCGAGTGGGTGCTCGGGCAGATCGACTACAGCGAGGAGAACGTCGTCTTTGGGTCGCACAACGAGACCCAGGCCGTCGTCATGTGGGAGTACGAAAACGGCGTCCACGGGCTCGGCACGAGCGACGCTACCGGCGACGGTGGCCCGACGAGCGCCGTCGAGTGTCACAACCGACTGATCGGTACCGAGGGAACGATCGAACTCGGCCCCGAGGGCGACGAGGACGAGGATCTCCCCGTACTGCGCATCCGCCGCGCCGGCGACGACGAGTGGGAGGCCGTCGAGACCGAGGACGGCCTCCACAGCTGGGAGTTCATCGACCGCGCCATCGCCGAGAACGTCCGCTGTCTCGAGGAGGACGAGGAACCGGAACTCAGCGCGGAAAACGCCCTGAACGCGACCGAACTGATCTTCGGGACGTGGGAATCGGCTCGCAAGCGCGGCCGGGTCGACCTGCCGCTCGAGATCGACGACAACCCGCTCGATGCGATGGTCGAGTCCGGCGAACTGAATCCCGAACCGATGGACGAGGAGGCCGAATAGATGGCCCGGATCTCGATCTGCGTCGAGATGGTCTACGACGACGAGCCGTTCGTCGACCGCATCTCGCGGGCCGCCGAAGCCGGCGCCGACGCCGTCGAGTTCTGGGACTGGCGAGAGAAAGATCTCGAGGCGATCGTCGACACCGCCGAGGTGAGCGATATTCCGATCGCTGGCTTCGTCGCCGGCGGGACGCTCACCGATCCCGACGCGGCTGACGACGCCGTCGAAACGATCCGGGAATCGATCGCGACCGCCGCCGAGTACGATGTCCCGACGCTAATCGTCACGACCGGACAGGACCAGGACGGACTGGACCGCGACACGCAGTACGACAATATCGTGGACGTGCTCTCCCGCGTCGCCCCCGACGCTGAGGAAGCCGATGTGACGCTCGTCCTCGAACCGCTGAACACCGCCGTCGACCACCCGGGCTACTTCCTCGAGACGTCGGCCGAGGGGTTCGACATCGTCGACGACGTCGGCTCGCCGAACGTACAACTGCTGTACGACGTCTACCACCAGCAGGTCACCGAAGGGAACGTCATTCAGACGATCACCGACAACGTCGACCGGATCGGCCACGTCCACATCGCGGACGTGCCCGGCCGACACGAACCCGGGACGGGAGAACTCGACTACGAGACGATCATCGGAGCGATCGACGAGGCCGGCTACGACGGCTACGTCGGCTGCGAGTTCTCGCCGACCGGCGACGCCGACGCGGCGGTCGAGACCGTCCTCGAGTGGCGGTAGCAGCCTGCGACGGCGGGGAGCGGCCATCACCGATCGTCCGGTATCCGTCACCTGCGATCGACGGTCTGACCGACCTGAACACCAACGCTTTTGTGCGTCAGCACCAGTCACGGTACCATGCACCACCTCGGTAGTACAGCGACGACTGCGTCGGACGCGCGAACGGACGTCACGATCGGCTACGTCGGCGGCGGCAGTCAGGGCTGGGCGCACACGTTCATCAACGACTTGCTCCAGTGTCCGGACGTCTCGGGGCAGGTCAGACTCTACGACGTCGATTACGAGGCCGCCCAGCGCAACGCCGAACTCGGAAACGCGCTGACGACCCGCAAGGAGGCCGTCGGCGACTGGACGTTCGAGGCCGCCGAAACGCTCGCGGCGGCGCTCGAGGACGCCGACTTCGTGATCTGCTCGACGCAGGATCCGCCCGAGGAGACGTTCGTTCACGACATCGACGTCCCTCAGGAGTACGGTATCTACCAGACGGTCGCCGACACCTGCGGGCCGGGCGGTGCGGTCCGCGCGCTGCGGTCGATTCCGCAGTACCGCGAGATCGCGGCGACGGTTCGCGAGCGGTGTCCCGACGCCTGGGTGTTCAACTACACGAACCCGATGACCGTCTGCACCCGAGCGCTCTACGAGGAGTACCCCGACATCAACGCCATCGGCCTCTGTCACGAAGTGTTCCATATCCAAATGCTCCTCGCCGAAATCGCCGAGAAGTACATCGACGGTGCCGACGACGTCTCCGGCAGCGAGATCGACGTCACCGTCAAGGGCATCAACCACTTCACGTGGATCGACGAGGCCTACTGGCGCGATCACGACGTCTTCCAATATCTCGACGCGGAACTCGAGGAGCGCAAGCCGCTCCCGAGTTTCGAGCCCGGCGACCTCGCGGACGCGGATTACTGGATCAACCACCACGAAGTTGCGTTCGACCTCTACGACAAGTTCGGTCTCTTAGGCGCCGCCGGCGACCGCCACCTCGTGGAGTTCGTCCCGTGGTACCTCTCGATCGACGACCCCGAGGAGATCCAGCGCTGGGGGCTCCGCTTGACGCCCAGTTCCGCCCGCGTCAGCGACAGCGACGGACCGGCGAAGATGGACCAGTACCTGACTGATCCGGACGAGTTCGAGTTCACAGAGACCGGCGAGGAAGCCGTCGACATCATCCGCGCACTGTGCGGCCTCGAGCCGCTGAAGACCAACGTCAACTACCCCAACGTCGGCCAGACGCCGGACCTGCCCGACGGTGCGGTCGTCGAGACGAACGTCCTCATCACCGGGACCGGCGTGAAGCCGATCACCGCCGGCACGCTCCCCCGCGAAGTCCGGAACATGGTCACGACCGCGATTCACAACCAGGAAACGCTCGTCGAAGCCGGCTTCGCCGGCGATCTCGATCTCGCGTTCGAGGCGTTCCTCAACGAGCCGCTCGTGACGCTCCCTCGCGAGGAAGCACAGGAGCTGTTCGCCGAACTGATCGAGATCGAGCGCGACTACTTCGAGTCGTACGATCTCGAGAACGCGGCCGTCCTCGAAAACTGAGGCGGTCGCTGATTACCGTCCCGTTTTTATCGATAAATCGGCGAGAACGGAACCGAGCATCGAACCGCCGGTCGCCTGCGCGCTCCTCGAGCGACGCGGTCTACGGAGACCGGCGTAGTGTCTGCCCGACTCCCGTCCCGAGGTTCGTGGTGGTGGGTGTGACTACGCGACTCCGATCGGTTAGTCGCCGTCGGGGTCGATAAACGCGAACAGCTGGTTCTCCGCGCCGGTCACGTTCCAGTGGCGGATGTCCGCGCCCGGATCGGGATCACGTTCCCAGACGTCGGCCGCGAGGTTAGCGTGGGTCGGCTCGAGCGTGTAGCCCGTGCCGCTCTCGGGCACCGCCGCAAACTTCTGGTAGTCGGCGCCCTCCCACTGGCCGAGCTCGAGGTTCGTGCCGGTGTCGGTACCGCCGTCGGCGGCCTCCAGCACGAGGTCCTCGTTGTCAGCCGCGGCGATGCGGTAGATACCGTCTTCGAGTTCGATCACCCTCCACGTTTGTCCGCTGGCCTCGCCCACGGTGTCGTTGTAGACGTTCGCCCCGTCGGCGAGTTCGCCGTCGGCGCTCATCACGATGTCGTCGCTGTTGAGCTGGGAGGTTAGACGGTAGGTGCCCTCCGTGAGGTCGACCGTGATCGTCTCGGAGTACGATGTCGTACAACCGCTTTCGGCGGTGGCGTTCAGCGTGACGGTGTACTCGCCGGGACCGTCGTAGCTATGCGTAGCTGACCACCCCGTCGCAGTCGTGCCGTCGCCGAACTCCCACGTCAGGGTGTCGATCGACTCCTCGTCGCCGGAGACGTCCTCCGCCTCGAAGTCGATGGACTCGCCCACGTCGACGCGGGTCGCACTCGGCACGGCCCGCGCTAGCGGCTCCGCTTCGGTGATCGTGATCGTCTCAAAGTCGGTCGTCGTCTCCCCGTTCTTGGCCGTCACGGTCAGCTTGACGGGATACGTCCCCAGTTCGTCGTAGGTGTGACTGACCGACCATCCCGTCGCAGTCGTGTCGTCGCCGAACTCCCACGTCAGGGAACGGACCTTGTTGCCGTTACCCGTCAGGTCGACCGCTTCGAATTCGATCTGGTCGCAGGGAGTCGCGTCGGTTTCGCTCGCGGATATCTCGGCGAGTCGGTCGTGTCCCGCGGGCTCGAACGAGGTCATGATGTTAGGTTTCGGCGGATCGTCCATCCCGTGGCCGAGGAAGAAACTGGGCCACGGCGGCTGGTTGTAGCCCACGTTCTGCCGGGCGATACCGGTCCGGTACTGCGGGTCGTGCAACAGCGTATACAGCCGTGTATCCGTCTCGTGGGGCGTCGCGTACAGACGCAGGTGGCTGCTGTCCTCGGCCCGCCAGATGACCTCCTCGCGCCAGTCACCGAGAATGTCCCCCGACAGACACGGGTTGCCCTTCGAGGAGTTGTTCGAGCGCGTTCCCTCGAAGGATTTCAATAGGTCGAGTTCTTCGGTCTCCGGGTTCCACTTCTTGATCCAGCCGACCCCGTATCCCTCGTCCCAGCCGAGGAAGTCGTGATCGAGCAGTTCGCGGTGCAGATCGCCGGTCCACCAGATAGCCGAGTTGATGGAATTGATGGGTGTTTCGCTGATCTGCTCACCGCGAGCGCTGTACGTCCCCACTCCGTCGCTGGAGAGCGGTTCGCCGCCCCACGCTTCCGCGCCGGAGTATCTCGGATCGATGTCCGCGACCAGCGCTCTGCCAACGTCCTCACCGTTCCTGACGGCCCAGATATACTCGCCGGTCTCGGCATCACGCATCGAGAGACTCGGTTCCCCCTCAGGCGGATACTCGGCGGGGACCAAGATTTCCAGGCCCTCCCGATCCGGGAGGAAATCGCCGCAGTGCTGGGCGTCGGGGTTGGCCATCGTCGTCGTGTGCAGGCCGGTGCCGTCGTGGTCGATGACCGCCCCGCCGAAGACGATCTCGTCCTTCCCGTCGCCGTCGACGTCCGCGGTGGCCAGGCTGTGTGCGCCCTTGCCCTCGTAGTCCTCGTTCCCGTCTTCGCTGTCGAAGAGCCAGCGTAACTCGAGGTCGCCTTGCCGGAAGTCCCACGCGGCGAGCATCGTCTTTTCGTAGTAGCCCCGCGTGAATACGATGCTCGGTCGCTCGCCGTCGAGGTAGGCAGTCCCCGCGAGGAACCGGTCGACTCGGTTCCCGTAGCAGTCGCCCCACTGGCAGGGGTCGCCCCGCGCGGGCTGGAACTCCTCCGTCGCGAGTTCCTCCCCGGTCTCACCGTCGAAGACGGTGAGATACTCCGGCCCCTCGAGAACGTAGCCGTCGTCGTTCGTCCAGTCGGCGTCCGGGTCGCCGATGACGTTGCCGACCCCGTCTTCAGTCCCGTCGGCCGTCCGAACCACGAACTCCGACTTGCCGTCCCCGTCGAAGTCGTACACTAAGAACTGCGTGTAGTGCGCGCCGGCCCGGACGTTCTGGCCGAGGTTGATCCGCCAGAGGTGCTCTCCCTCTATCGTATACGCGTCGAACAGGACGTCGCTCGTGTGCCCCGACTGGGAGGGGTCCTTCTGGTTCGACGGGGTCCACTTCTGGACGATGTCGAGCGTGCCGTCGCCCGTAAGGTCGGCCACGCTCGCGTCGTTGGCGTGGTACGTGACCGTCTCGCCGTCCTCGCCCTCGACGGGATCGGGCTTGTTCAGCGGGATTTCCTTGTACTGTTCGTCCCAAACCTCGACGGACTCCGACATCCCGGGTTTCCGGTCGCCGTCCTTCCTGCCGCTGGCCCGACCGTTGCCGACCGCTCGAACCGCGTACGTCGAGTCCGTCGTTCCGTCGGGATCGAAGTAGTTCGTACTCTCGGTGATCGGTTTGTTGTTCAGTCGCTCGCCGTCGCGATACACGTGGAACCCCAGATCGCGGGGCTCGGTTCCGAGGAGTCGCCAGCGGACGAGTACCCCGTCGCCGGACGGCACGGCCACGAGGCCGCGGTCGAGGGCCTCTGCCTGTCGTTTCGAGCCGTGCTTTTGCTTGCCGTTTCCGCGGGCGTTACCCTGACCGTGGGACGCCGTGGCCACGCCGGAGACGACCGCCGCCGTCGATCCGGCTGCCATCCCGCTTAGGATCTCGCGTCGATACCGTTGGCTGCTCATATCGCTCGTATTTGGATCTGTCACTGTCTCTCACACCGCACATTCTCCGACCACAGCATGTAATATAAAAATTATGTAGGTGAGCTAAGATTAGCGTCGATTACGACAGAATCGATACTGATTGGGTCATGCAGCACCCGTTGCAACGTCGAACTCACCGCGTACGGTCGTCATTTCACCGACTCGAGCGGCGGGAGTTCGTGTCGTCTCGCTTCCGGTCGCCCTGTCGTTATTCGTCGAGTCCCGCTCGAGGCCGGCTCTCGATCTCGAGTAGCTGCGACCCGGCAAGATGAAGGGGACGACATGGTGCTCCGAAACAGATAACACGGTTCACGATAACATGGGTGTATGGCCACCGATACTGGCGACGATACGCAAGCGAGTCGTCTCGACCGGGCTGGATCAGCCGAGACATCGATTCTCGGTCCGCTCCAAGATTCGTACGCACTACAGACTGCTGCTGTCGGACTTATCGTTACCGTCATCGCATTTATCGTCAACACTGGCATCTGGCCCGCGATCTTGGGCATCTGGGGTATTGCACTCGTTCTCCTCGGTGTCGCAATCCACGTTGGAGTGACGCTCTCACAGCGGGGTACTCGCGGCTGATTCTGGCTGAAGCATTGGATTGTCGCCGTCCGTTTTACAGCAGACAACCGTCATCCGCGATACAGAGAAAACGAAGAGTCGTTGACGGCGATCAGTCAGCGTTGCCTGTCCCTTCCGCGGTCGGTGGGTCGTCCGCGATCGGCTCGCTGTCCCAGTACTCGTGGTTCTCGAGCGCGCGGAAGCAGGCGGTGTGCTGGACGCCGTCCTCGTCGGTACAGTCGATCATCTCCGGTTTCTCCGTCTTACAGACCTCCCGGGCCTTCGGACACCGCGTGTGGTAGCGACAGCCCGAGGGCATGTTCGTCTGGTCGGGAACGTCGATCGTCCGCATCGGGTTCTCGTC is part of the Halopiger aswanensis genome and encodes:
- a CDS encoding LLM class flavin-dependent oxidoreductase, with protein sequence MSEDITFEYNVPVFAGAPDEGDDEPVHRDTPRYERLDWETTKEGILKAEELGFDAAWAPDHLMLGRDHAEYEVWTLLSAMAGFTDDINLGSLVLCNDYRNPALVAKMAATLDVISEGRLELGLGAGWHEPEYDAYGWEYRDGFERLMRLDEGIRLMKEMWATDTGEGATFEGERYQIEDAYCDPGPVQDPHPPILVGGQGEQVTLKLVAKHADVWNTDVFNGDVDTLEHKIGVIEDHCETVGRDPDEIEYSWDGHVICTRDEDKLESLIDLMTPIQFEEEYQDQAPIETEADAREFFIMGTPEECAEAIERRIEAGVTKFQGWFIDFPETDGMELFADEVMPQFR
- the rhcD gene encoding L-rhamnonate dehydratase (part of the rhamnose catabolism pathway), which gives rise to MEITDVSATKISNESWGEFIEFPLVTIMSKYEEYRNVDGENPQARRKWMGPVGDVVVEIETDAGITGVGVGNWGSGAIATVVEETLSKIVMGEDPTRREKLWEQMYRATLPFGRKGVAVMAISAVDQALWDIAGKEAGKPVYELLGGPTKDEIPAYASNLHPVDMEKLEREAVQYAEEGFDAMKLRFLHGPEAGRSGMKKNEEIVKTVRDAVGDEIEIAADAYMGWSVRYAKKMLDRLEPYDMAWVEEPVIADDIDGYAEVREAAPMPISGGEHEFTRWGHEDLLEAEAVDILQPDVGRVGGITEMMKVADMAEVHDVPVIPHAGTNPTLHAIAAHTNMPMAEYFPMPEWFEEQQEEKESTYADAIFENPPSPENGSIPIPDEPGVSTKLNHEALEHFAVE
- a CDS encoding zinc-dependent alcohol dehydrogenase, which translates into the protein MKAIVHTGPRSIEIREREKPTVAADEVLVQVNSAGLCGSDAHAYTYEDGYEWIPLPRIMGHEYSGEVVEVGEDVTDFDVGDHVVEEPIHDCGSCFQCKNGQPNVCRNFEITGMHNDGAYTEYTTVKPKDLHHIPDSVPLRQASITEPLSIATRAVFDQSTVTPGDLVLVEGPGPIGVLVAAVADSLGANVVVSGLGKDTEYRLPLVERLGVDTIDVENGDLEAFVESQADGGGFDVVFDTTGHKSGVEMGVEHVRKGGQVVVVGLPGAPSELFMTPVVRGEVMVNTSYGSTWRNFEQAIRLLDGGEIDADEIIDTSYSIEDPTAAFDAFLESETCKPVFSFADL
- a CDS encoding amidohydrolase family protein: MLDTHTHAWTRPSRDHPWVNGPLVETVDDFSVDTVYDADALHADMEAIGVDEAVVVGYPICEWTDNRYTLECAEQYDDLYGIVMLDQFADDAAAQLRSCMATDGILGFRLGAICPYDRMWETFDPDVDWLRDAIDEPEFWDAARDTDALVQILAHYDQLDQVVDLIETYPDLSYALDHFCHAGPDTDPDEVFAPLEPLAADEYDVAVKISEIVHRSEEGFPYADMHDHVRWLLETFGRERVVWGSDFPNVSDEASYEESLQWLEHVDGLSQKDREWLTERSFKDLAGI
- a CDS encoding fumarylacetoacetate hydrolase family protein, whose protein sequence is MQFVRFATDGSVRWGVTVDDQTYDLTRFGEPTLEELASPGYRRRVRRAVETGELPEIDDPEDRLAPVPSSAVDQIICVGLNYHDHAEEQDEEIPEKPMLFAKSPSTVTDPEAPIVHPDDVEQVDYEVELGIVIGRTACEVSAEEAEEYVAGYTVIDDVSARDAQFEDGQFFRGKSYDTFAPMGPALTSPDAVDPNDLEVELRLNGEVKQESTTAEFIFDVGEVIEYISNFTTLRPGTVISTGTPGGVGIFRDPPELLSPGDTVEAEIEGIGTLENPVVGTEE
- a CDS encoding Gfo/Idh/MocA family protein → MSYQVAVIGTGTEPDDPGRDGYAMAYHHAEGYEKHDRCELVACADIVPENAEAFAAEYGIADENVFEDYEVMLETVDPDIVSLCVPPVIHASIAIDCCRAGVDAIHCEKPMAQTYGGARMMTQEAARHDVQLTFNHQRRFSDAVRTAKQLLDDGEIGELERVEFSAPVGIFDYGSHSFDLCNYFNDEVPAEWVLGQIDYSEENVVFGSHNETQAVVMWEYENGVHGLGTSDATGDGGPTSAVECHNRLIGTEGTIELGPEGDEDEDLPVLRIRRAGDDEWEAVETEDGLHSWEFIDRAIAENVRCLEEDEEPELSAENALNATELIFGTWESARKRGRVDLPLEIDDNPLDAMVESGELNPEPMDEEAE
- a CDS encoding hydroxypyruvate isomerase family protein — encoded protein: MARISICVEMVYDDEPFVDRISRAAEAGADAVEFWDWREKDLEAIVDTAEVSDIPIAGFVAGGTLTDPDAADDAVETIRESIATAAEYDVPTLIVTTGQDQDGLDRDTQYDNIVDVLSRVAPDAEEADVTLVLEPLNTAVDHPGYFLETSAEGFDIVDDVGSPNVQLLYDVYHQQVTEGNVIQTITDNVDRIGHVHIADVPGRHEPGTGELDYETIIGAIDEAGYDGYVGCEFSPTGDADAAVETVLEWR